A window from Triticum aestivum cultivar Chinese Spring chromosome 6D, IWGSC CS RefSeq v2.1, whole genome shotgun sequence encodes these proteins:
- the LOC123144386 gene encoding aminopeptidase M1-A: MAAEQSAEHFRGQARLPGFAAPRRYDLRLTPDLAACTFAGSVSVSVDVAAPTRFLVVNAADLDVSPGDVHFAPKGSGQVLLPVEVTSALEDEILIIRFNEVLPLGEGTLVIAFQGTLNDKMKGFYRSVYELNGEKKNMAVTQFEPADARRCFPCWDEPSFKAVFKITLEVPCETVALSNMPVVEEKVNGPTKTVYFQESPIMSTYLVAVIVGMFDYVEAFTADGTSVRVYTQVGKSAQGKFALEVAVKTLILFKEYFAVPYPLPKMDMIAIPDFASGAMENYGLVTYRETALLFDERHSAAANKQRVAVVVAHELAHQWFGNLVTMEWWTHLWLNEGFATWVSYLAADRFFPEWNVWIQFLEESTTGFRLDALAGSHPIEVDVNHVDEIDEIFDAISYRKGAAVIRMLQSYLGAEIFQKSLAAYIKRFAYSNAKTEDLWAALEEGSGEPVKTLMHSWTKQQGYPVVSVKLKDGKLELEQTQFLSSGSEGVGQWVVPITLCCCSYSVQQKFLFRGKQDDFNLSGLVECQKKDDFWIKLNVDQTGFYRVSYDEELASRLRHAVETNILSAADRYGVLDDTYALCMAGKQKLVTLLHLIAAYKNETEYTVLAHAINTSLSIYEMMAVAAPEELVNMKKFLIDFLEPFAQRVGWDAKSGEGHLNALLRGTLLSALAELGHQSTIDEAVRRFNVFLEDRETPLLPPDVRKAAYVALMQTVNKSNKSGYESLLKIYRETDLSQEKVRVLGSLASSPDPDVVREALNFLLSSEVRNQDCIFVLRGVTAAAHEVAWTWLKENWDYIAETFTGHLLTYFITVTVSPLATDEKGDEAEEFFKSRTKASIARTVKQSIERVRIKAKWVMSTKGEADLGNVLKELAHKH; this comes from the exons ATGGCGGCGGAGCAGAGCGCGGAGCACTTCAGGGGGCAGGCGCGGCTGCCGGGCTTCGCGGCGCCGCGGCGGTACGATCTGCGCCTCACGCCGGACCTCGCTGCCTGCACCTTCGCGGGCTCGGTGTCCGTCTCCGTCGACGTTGCCGCGCCCACGCGCTTCCTCGTGGTCAACGCCGCCGACCTGGACGTGTCCCCCGGGGACGTGCACTTCGCGCCCAAGGGCTCCGGCCAG GTGTTACTTCCTGTGGAGGTTACCAGTGCACTGGAGGATGAGATCTTGATTATTCGCTTCAATGAAGTGCTTCCTCTTGGGGAGGGAACTTTGGTAATTGCATTCCAAGGAACTTTGAATGATAAGATGAAGGGTTTTTACAGAAG TGTGTATGAGCTCAATGGGGAGAAGAAGAACATGGCTGTAACCCAGTTTGAACCTGCTGATGCAAGGCGCTGCTTCCCATGCTGGGATGAACCGTCTTTCAAG GctgtattcaaaattactcttgaAGTTCCGTGTGAGACCGTTGCTTTGTCAAATATGCCAGTTGTTGAAGAGAAGGTCAATGGTCCTACCAAAACTGTCTACTTTCAAGAATCACCGATAATGTCAACATATCTAGTGGCCGTTATTGTCGGCATGTTCGATTATGTAGAAGCTTTCACCGCGGATG GTACTAGTGTTCGTGTTTACACACAGGTTGGTAAGAGTGCCCAGGGGAAGTTTGCACTAGAGGTTGCTGTGAAGACACTGATCCTCTTCAAGGA GTACTTTGCTGTGCCATATCCTCTCCCAAAAATGGACATGATTGCCATTCCTGATTTTGCTTCTGGAGCAATGGAGAACTATGGCTTAGTTACATACCGTGAAACAGCTTTGCTATTTGATGAGCGACACTCTGCAGCTGCTAATAAGCAAAGG GTTGCAGTTGTTGTCGCACATGAATTAGCTCACCAGTGGTTTGGAAATCTTGTGACTATGGAATGGTGGACACACCTATGGCTGAACGAAGGTTTTGCAACATGG GTATCCTACTTAGCTGCAGATCGTTTCTTTCCAGAATGGAATGTTTGGATTCAGTTTCTAGAGGAATCTACAACAGGTTTCAGGTTGGATGCTCTTGCAGGGTCACATCCAATTGAG GTTGATGTAAATCATGTTGATGAAATAGATGAGATATTCGATGCTATAAGCTATAGGAAAGGAGCTGCTGTTATCCGAATGTTGCAAAGCTACCTTGGGGCTGAGATCTTCCAG AAATCACTGGCTGCATATATCAAAAGGTTTGCATATTCAAATGCCAAGACAGAGGACTTGTGGGCTGCCCTCGAAGAGGGGTCTGGTGAGCCAGTGAAAACATTAATGCACTCATGGACAAAGCAGCAAGGTTATCCTGTTGTCAGTGTAAAACTCAAGGATGGAAAGCTAGAGCTGGAGCAG ACACAGTTCCTGTCAAGTGGGTCTGAAGGAGTTGGGCAATGGGTGGTTCCCATCACACTATGCTGCTGTTCATACTCAGTTCAGCAAAAGTTCCTTTTCCGTGGAAAACAGGACGATTTCAATTTGTCAGGTCTCGTAGAATGCCAAAAGAAAGATGATTTCTGGATTAAACTTAATGTCGACCAGACTGGTTTCTATAGAGTGAGTTATGACGAGGAACTTGCATCCCGACTTAGGCATGCAGTTGAGACCAACATACTGAGTGCAGCAGACAGATATG GTGTACTTGATGACACCTATGCCCTCTGTATGGCTGGTAAACAGAAGCTGGTCACGTTGCTGCATTTGATTGCTGCGTACAAGAATGAGACTGAGTATACTGTGCTTGCACATGCCATCAAC ACAAGCCTGAGCATATATGAGATGATGGCTGTTGCTGCACCCGAGGAGTTGGTTAATATGAAGAAGTTCCTAATTGACTTCCTTGAGCCATTCGCACA GAGAGTTGGCTGGGATGCCAAGAGTGGGGAGGGTCACCTGAATGCACTGTTAAGAGGTACCCTCTTATCTGCTCTTGCGGAACTAGGCCATCAGTCTACCATAGATGAGGCTGTCCGTCGATTTAATGTCTTTCTGGAAGACAGAGAGACGCCACTCCTCCCACCAGATGTCCGAAAG GCTGCATATGTTGCTCTGATGCAGACAGTGAACAAGTCAAACAAGAGTGGGTATGAATCTCTCCTGAAGATTTACAGGGAAACTGATCTGAGCCAGGAAAAAGTCCGTGTGCTAG GTTCTTTGGCATCGTCCCCTGACCCTGACGTTGTTCGTGAAGCGCTGAATTTCCTGCTATCGTCTGAG GTAAGGAATCAGGATTGTATATTTGTGCTCCGCGGAGTGACTGCAGCAGCGCATGAGGTGGCATGGACATGGTTGAAG GAAAACTGGGACTACATAGCAGAGACCTTCACTGGACACCTGCTCACCTATTTCATCACCGTCACTGTCTCACCG CTTGCCACGGACGAGAAGGGTGACGAGGCGGAAGAGTTCTTCAAGAGCAGGACCAAGGCGAGCATCGCGAGGACGGTGAAGCAGAGCATCGAGAGGGTGAGGATCAAGGCCAAGTGGGTCATGAGCACCAAGGGCGAGGCCGACCTCGGCAATGTTCTCAAGGAGCTCGCTCACAAGCATTGA